In the genome of Streptomyces fagopyri, the window AACTGGTCGAGGGCGCCTGGTACGTGGTCGAGTCCGAACCCGGAGACGTCTCGTCCCCCTCCCCGGAACGCCTGTGGCGCGAGGTGCTGCGCCGCCAGCGCAACGAGCTGGCGATGGTGGCGACGTACCCGGACGACCCCTCCCTCAACTGACGGCCGGGCTCCCTGCCCCCCTTCCGGCCCCTCGTCCGGTCCCGGGCGGGGGTTCCCGACGGGTCGGGGGCCCCGAACGCGCGGTCGCTCCCCGCACGGCTGTCCATCTGTGACGCGGGCCCGTCGCTGTAGTGGCGCGTCGTTGATTACCCTTGCTCCCATGAGCACTCTTGAGCCTGAGACCCAGCCCCAGCGCGGCACTGGGACGGGGACCCTCGTGGAGCCGACGCCGCAGGTGTCGCACGGCGACGGGGACCACGAGCGCTTCGCCCACTACGTCCAGAAGGACAAGATCATGGCGAGCGCCCTCGACGGCACGCCCGTCGTGGCCCTCTGCGGCAAGGTGTGGGTCCCGGGCCGCGACCCGAAGAAGTACCCCGTGTGTCCCATGTGCAAGGAGATCTACGAGTCCATGGGCGCCGGTGGCGACAAGGACAAGGGCGGCGACAAGAAGTAGCGTCCCCGCGCCCTCGTGGCGCGGCTCGCCCGCGTGGAGCGAGCAGGACCGCGGCATCCCGGTGCGGGGTGCCGCGGTCCTGTCGTGCGCGCGTTGCGTGGAGTGCGTCCTGTGGTCACAGAGTGGTGGAGACCTCTTGTGGGCATGTTCATGTACTCCATAGCCTCCGGTGTGTTGTGCAGAGCAAAACCCCCATTGCGCATGTTGCAACGCACCCCCACCGGAGGACGCTCGATGAAGCTCCCGCTGAATCTCTCGTTGAACCTCTCCGTCCGAACGGCCGCCGCCGCTACGGCACTCGCGGTCGGCGCCCTCACCGCCACCGCCTGTGCCCCCCAGAGCTCCGGCAACTCCGCCTCCGGGAAGGACGAGAAGACCGGCACGCTGCGCGTCTGGCTCTTCCAGGAGGTCGGCAACGCGCCGAAGGAGAAGGTCGTCGACGCCGCCGTCGACACCTTCGAGAAGGCCCACAAGGGCGCCAGGGTCACCATCGAGTACATCCCCGTGGAGACCCGCGCCCAGCGCGTGAAGGCCGCCTTCAACGACCCGAAGAGCGCCCCGGACGTCATCGAGTACGGCAACACGGACACCGCCGGATACGTCAAGGACGGTGGACTCGCCGACGTCACCGGGGAGTTCGCGG includes:
- a CDS encoding DUF3039 domain-containing protein, which translates into the protein MSTLEPETQPQRGTGTGTLVEPTPQVSHGDGDHERFAHYVQKDKIMASALDGTPVVALCGKVWVPGRDPKKYPVCPMCKEIYESMGAGGDKDKGGDKK